One part of the Desulforegula conservatrix Mb1Pa genome encodes these proteins:
- a CDS encoding diadenylate cyclase codes for MESLWSLILSIRWQDIIDITINSYLLFRVYMILRGTNTVRSLIALAILWLVKKAAESSGLLLTSWVIEAITALAAMIVIVVFRNEIRRVFQLPRGFLFWGSPGPVNKPPENLIAKAVFAMAKKKCGAILVFQGREELSNIIKNELLLDARISKEILESVFWKLNPLHDGAAVISGSRIKAVKAVLPLTQRTDLPSDYGTRHRAGIGITEISDALSIVVSEETGAIAAISFAEISHIETEEQLEDRIKNHFGPGHYTPEKAKERFKIAVAATLSFIFVFTAWFAITRGKNTLINIAAPIEFINKNPEAEIAESAYDTATIQVTGSEILVSAIREGQIRVQVDVSKAHPGLNKFELDGTTVTMPAGIKLKKISPSNIEVVIDKMSTKRIPVQVDWSGKIPDGIRISDAKPKPDTVLLKGRSKILESIETIYTQKIPVGTITSDGAVKVPVVLDSSSISIAKGEPENIEVSYTVEKANEQADPEGESTKEQ; via the coding sequence ATGGAAAGCCTGTGGTCACTCATTCTGAGCATAAGATGGCAGGATATAATTGATATAACAATAAACAGCTATCTCCTGTTCAGGGTTTACATGATATTGAGGGGCACCAATACTGTCAGATCCCTCATAGCGCTCGCTATACTGTGGCTTGTCAAAAAAGCTGCGGAATCGTCGGGTCTTCTTCTGACAAGCTGGGTAATTGAAGCCATAACGGCACTAGCTGCCATGATTGTCATAGTAGTATTCAGAAATGAGATCAGGCGAGTATTCCAGCTGCCAAGAGGATTTCTTTTCTGGGGAAGCCCTGGACCTGTCAACAAACCCCCTGAAAATCTCATAGCCAAAGCTGTTTTTGCAATGGCAAAAAAGAAATGCGGAGCCATTCTCGTGTTTCAGGGCAGAGAAGAGCTGTCCAATATAATTAAAAACGAACTGCTGCTTGATGCAAGGATCAGCAAGGAAATTTTAGAGAGTGTTTTCTGGAAACTGAACCCCCTGCATGACGGAGCTGCGGTAATATCAGGAAGCAGAATAAAGGCTGTCAAGGCTGTTCTTCCCCTGACCCAGAGAACGGATCTTCCTTCAGACTATGGAACAAGGCATAGGGCAGGAATAGGAATAACCGAAATTTCCGATGCATTATCCATTGTCGTTTCAGAGGAAACAGGAGCTATAGCAGCAATAAGTTTCGCTGAAATAAGCCACATCGAGACCGAAGAGCAGCTTGAAGACAGGATAAAAAACCATTTCGGGCCTGGCCACTACACTCCTGAAAAAGCAAAGGAAAGATTTAAAATTGCTGTGGCGGCGACCCTTTCATTCATCTTTGTTTTTACTGCCTGGTTTGCAATAACAAGAGGGAAAAACACCCTAATAAATATAGCTGCGCCGATAGAATTCATAAACAAGAACCCTGAAGCTGAAATAGCGGAATCAGCCTATGACACCGCTACGATACAGGTAACAGGATCAGAAATACTAGTAAGCGCCATAAGGGAAGGACAGATAAGGGTACAGGTCGATGTTTCAAAGGCTCATCCTGGTCTGAACAAATTCGAGCTTGACGGAACAACGGTTACAATGCCGGCAGGAATAAAGCTTAAAAAAATATCACCGTCAAACATTGAAGTTGTTATCGACAAGATGTCTACAAAAAGAATCCCTGTTCAGGTAGACTGGAGCGGGAAAATCCCCGACGGTATCAGGATATCGGATGCCAAGCCCAAACCAGATACTGTACTTTTAAAAGGAAGAAGCAAGATACTTGAAAGCATAGAAACAATATACACCCAGAAGATTCCGGTCGGAACAATAACATCGGATGGTGCGGTAAAAGTTCCGGTTGTCCTGGATTCATCATCGATCTCAATAGCAAAGGGTGAGCCGGAAAACATTGAAGTCTCATATACCGTTGAAAAAGCAAACGAGCAGGCAGATCCTGAAGGCGAATCTACAAAGGAACAATGA
- a CDS encoding DUF2914 domain-containing protein, producing the protein MEAKKTKFLASVSLIIIFLILCASPLFAANLEVEKAVICEEIVNREPAKKAVVFRNGIERIYCHTVLEKIKENGVIYHNWYKRDRLSSRIKLSVKPPRWVTFSSIQLRDYDNGPWRVDITDADGNILKVVRFSILD; encoded by the coding sequence ATGGAAGCAAAAAAAACAAAGTTTCTTGCAAGCGTATCTTTAATCATTATTTTTTTAATTCTTTGCGCCTCTCCTTTATTTGCGGCCAATCTTGAAGTGGAAAAGGCCGTAATATGCGAAGAAATAGTTAACAGGGAACCTGCTAAAAAAGCAGTGGTTTTCAGGAATGGCATAGAAAGAATATACTGCCATACAGTTCTTGAAAAAATTAAGGAAAACGGAGTCATATATCACAACTGGTACAAAAGAGACAGACTCTCGTCCAGAATCAAACTGAGTGTCAAACCACCAAGATGGGTCACGTTCAGTTCCATCCAGCTTAGAGACTATGACAACGGCCCCTGGAGAGTTGATATTACAGATGCTGACGGAAATATTCTTAAAGTTGTGAGATTCAGCATTTTAGATTGA